In one Carassius carassius chromosome 14, fCarCar2.1, whole genome shotgun sequence genomic region, the following are encoded:
- the LOC132157525 gene encoding myosin heavy chain, fast skeletal muscle-like isoform X2, protein MGDGEMECFGPAAIYLRKPERERLEAQTAKFDAKTAFFVTDPAEMYLKSTLISIEAGKATVKTDCGKTVTVKEDQIFPRNPPKFDKMEDMAMMTHLNEPSVLFNLKERYAAWMIYTYSGLFCATVNPYKWLPVYDAVVVSGYRGKKRIEAPPHIFSISDNAYQFMLTDRENQSVLITGESGAGKTVNTKRVIQYFATVAMAGPKKTDSGPGKMQGSLEDQIIAANPLLEAYGNAKTIRNDNSSRFGKFIRIHFSGTGKLAKADIETYLLEKSRVTFQLSAERSYHIFYQLMTGHKPELLEALLITTNPYDYPMISQGEITVKSIDDVEEFIATDTAIDILGFTADEKISIYKLTGAVMHHGAMKFKQKQREEQAEPDGNEAADKISYLMGINSADMLKALCYPRVKVGNEMVTKGQTVPQVNNAVSALCKSVYEKMFLWMVVRINEMLNTTNPREYYIGVLDIAGFEIFDYNSLEQLCINFTNEKLQQFFNHTMFVLEQEEYKKEGIEWAFIDFGMDLATCIELIEKPMGIFSILEEECMFPKATDSSFKNKLHDQHLGKCSAFEKPKPGKGKAEAHFSLVHYAGTVDYNITGWLEKNKDPLNDSVVQLYQKSALKVLALLYVAVPEEGGAKKGGKKKGGSFQTVSAVFRENLGKLMSNLRSTHPHFVRCLIPNETKTPGLMENFLVIHQLRCNGVLEGIRICTKGFPSRIHYGDFKQRYKVLNAAVIPEGHFIDNKKATEKLLGSIDIDHTQYKFGHTKVFFKAGLLGTLEEMRDEKLSSLVTMTQALARGYVMRKEYVKMTERREAIYSIQYNIRSFMNVKHWPWMKVYFKIKPLLKSAESEKEMASMKENFEKMKEDLTKALAKKKELEEKMVSLVQEKHDLLQQVTSESESLSDAEERCEGLIKSKIQLEGKLKETNERLEDEEEINAELTAKKRKLEDECSELKKDIDDLELTLAKVEKEKHATENKVKNLTEEMASQDESIAKLTKEKKALQEAHQQTLDDLQAEEDKVNTLTKAKTKLEQQVDDLEGSLEQEKKLRMDLERVKRKLEGDLKLAQESIMDLENEKQLSDEKIKKKDFEISQFLSKIEDEQSLGAQLQKKIKELQARIEELEEEIEAERSARAKVEKQRADLSRELEDISERLEEAGGATAAQIEMNKKREAEFQKMRRDLEESTLQHEATAAALRKKQADSVAELGEQIDNLQRVKQKLEKEKSEYKMEIDDLTSNMEAVAKAKGNLEKMCRTLEDQLSEIKAKSDENSRQLNDMNAQRARLQTENGEFSRQLEEKEALVSQLTRGKQAFTQQIEDLKRHVEEEIKAKNALAHAVQSARHDCDLLREQYEEEQEAKAELQRGMSKANSEVAQWRAKYETDAIQRTEELEESKKKLAQRLQDAEESIEAVNSKCASLEKTKQRLQTEVEDLMIDGERANALAANLDKKQRNFDKVLAEWKQKYEESQAELEAAQKEARSLSTELFKMKNSYEEALDHLETLKRENKNLQQEISELSEQLGETGKSIHELEKAKKTVESEKSEIQTALEEAEGTLEHEESKILRVQLELNQVKSEIDRKLAEKDEEMEQIKRNSQRVIDSMQSTLDSEVRSRNDAMRVKKKMEGDLNEMEVQLSHANRQAAEAQKQLRNVQGQLKDAQLHLDEAVRGQDDMKEQVAMVERRNGLMQAEIEELRAGLEQTERGRKVAEQELVDASERVTLLHSQNTSLINTKKKLETDLVQVQGEVDDAVQEARNAEEKAKKAITDAAMMAEELKKEQDTSAHLERMKKNLEVTVKDLQHRLDEAENLAMKGGKKQLQKLESRVHELEAEVEAEQKRGTDAVKGVRKYERRVKELTYQTEEDKKNVTRLQDLVDKLQLKVKAYKSQAEEAEEQANTHLSRYRKVQHELEESHERADIAESQVNKLRAKSREAGKTKDEE, encoded by the exons ATGGGAGATGGTGAAATGGAGTGTTTCGGCCCGGCGGCCATTTACCTCCGGAagccagaaagagagagactcgaGGCTCAGACTGCTAAATTCGATGCCAAAACAGCATTCTTCGTGACAGATCCAGCTGAGATGTACTTGAAAAGTACTCTTATTAGTATAGAGGCTGGCAAAGCTACTGTCAAAACTGACTGTGGGAAA ACTGTCACAGTAAAGGAAGATCAAATCTTCCCAAGGAATCCTCCCAAATTTGACAAAATGGAGGACATGGCCATGATGACCCATCTCAATGAGCCTTCTGTGCTGTTTAACCTCAAAGAGCGTTACGCAGCGTGGATGATCTAT ACCTACTCTGGCTTGTTCTGTGCCACTGTCAATCCATACAAATGGCTCCCAGTGTACGACGCAGTTGTCGTGAGTGGATACAGAGGCAAAAAGAGGATTGAAGCCCCACCTCACATCTTCTCCATCTCTGACAACGCCTACCAGTTCATGCTCACAG ATCGTGAGAACCAGTCTGTCCTGATTAC TGGAGAATCTGGAGCAGGAAAGACTGTGAACACAAAACGTGTCATTCAGTACTTTGCAACTGTTGCGATGGCTGGTCCAAAGAAGACAGACTCTGGCCCTGGAAAAATGCAG GGATCACTGGAGGACCAGATCATTGCAGCCAACCCTCTGCTGGAGGCTTATGGTAACGCCAAGACTATAAGGAACGACAACTCCTCTCGTTTT GGTAAATTCATCAGGATTCACTTTTCGGGCACTGGTAAACTGGCCAAAGCAGATATTGAAACTT ATCTGCTAGAAAAGTCAAGGGTAACATTCCAGCTGTCTGCTGAGAGGAGTTACCACATCTTCTACCAGCTCATGACTGGACACAAGCCAGAGCTGCTCG AGGCCCTGCTCATCACCACCAACCCTTACGACTATCCAATGATCAGCCAGGGTGAAATCACTGTCAAGAGCATCGATGATGTGGAGGAGTTCATTGCCACAGAT ACTGCCATTGACATTCTGGGCTTCACTGCTGATGAGAAGATCAGCATCTACAAGCTGACAGGTGCGGTGATGCATCATGGGGCCATGAAGTTCAAACAGAAGCAGAGAGAGGAGCAGGCCGAACCTGACGGcaatgagg CTGCTGATAAAATCTCCTACCTCATGGGCATCAACTCTGCTGACATGCTGAAAGCTCTGTGTTACCCCAGAGTGAAGGTCGGGAATGAGATGGTGACCAAAGGCCAGACAGTACCACAG GTGAACAATGCAGTCTCTGCACTCTGCAAGTCTGTCTATGAGAAAATGTTCTTGTGGATGGTCGTCCGTATCAATGAGATGTTGAACACGACGAATCCTAGAGAGTACTACATCGGTGTGCTGGACATCGCTGGATTTGAGATCTTTGAT TATAACAGCTTGGAGCAGCTTTGCATTAACTTCACAAATGAGAAACTGCAACAGTTCTTCAACCACACCATGTTTGTTCTGGAGCAAGAGGAGTACAAGAAAGAAGGCATTGAATGGGCGTTCATTGACTTTGGTATGGACTTGGCTACCTGCATTGAGCTCATTGAGAAG CCAATGGGCATCTTCTCCATTCTTGAAGAGGAGTGCATGTTCCCAAAGGCTACAGACTCAAGCTTCAAAAACAAGCTGCATGACCAGCATCTGGGAAAATGTTCAGCTTTCGAGAAGCCCAAGCCTGGCAAAGGTAAGGCAGAGGCCCACTTCTCTCTGGTGCACTACGCCGGCACTGTGGACTACAACATTACTGGCTGGTTGGAGAAGAACAAGGATCCACTGAACGACTCTGTCGTGCAACTTTACCAAAAGTCAGCACTCAAAGTGCTGGCCTTGCTGTATGTCGCTGTGCCAGAAG AGGGAGGTGCAAAGAAAGGAGGCAAGAAGAAGGGTGGTTCCTTCCAGACGGTGTCTGCAGTTTTTAGG GAAAACTTGGGTAAACTGATGTCTAACCTGAGGAGCACTCACCCTCACTTTGTGCGCTGCTTGATTCCTAATGAAACCAAGACTCCAG GTCTGATGGAGAACTTCCTTGTTATCCACCAGCTCAGGTGTAATGGTGTGCTGGAGGGCATCAGAATCTGCACGAAGGGTTTTCCCAGCAGAATCCACTACGGTGACTTCAAGCAGAG ATACAAAGTATTAAATGCTGCTGTCATCCCTGAGGGACACTTCATTGACAACAAAAAGGCTACAGAGAAACTCTTGGGCTCTATTGATATTGACCACACCCAATACAAATTTGGACATACCAAG GTGTTCTTTAAAGCTGGTCTGTTGGGTACTCTTGAGGAGATGAGAGATGAAAAACTATCAAGTCTGGTTACCATGACTCAGGCCTTGGCCCGAGGATATGTCATGAGGAAGGAGTATGTCAAAATGACGGAGAGGAG GGAGGCAATTTATTCCATCCAATACAACATCCGCTCATTCATGAATGTAAAACATTGGCCATGGATGAAGGTGTACTTCAAGATCAAGCCTCTTCTGAAGAGTGCAGAGAGTGAAAAAGAAATGGCATCAATGAAGGAGAACtttgagaaaatgaaagaagATTTAACAAAGGCATTAGCTAAAAAGAAGGAGCTTGAGGAGAAAATGGTGTCACTTGTTCAGGAGAAACACGATCTTCTACAGCAAGTAACTTCT GAATCTGAAAGCCTCTCTGATGCTGAGGAGAGATGTGAAGGGCTCATCAAAAGCAAGATCCAGCTCGAGggcaaactcaaagagacaaacgagagactggaggatgaggaggaaatcAATGCTGAACTGACTGCCAAGAAGAGGAAACTGGAGGACGAATGCTCTGAGctgaaaaaagacattgatgaccTGGAGCTCACCTTGGCAAAAGTGGAGAAGGAAAAACATGCAACAGAGAATAAA GTGAAAAACCTGACAGAGGAGATGGCCTCTCAAGACGAGAGCATTGCCAAGCTGACAAAAGAGAAGAAAGCCCTCCAAGAGGCACACCAGCAGACTCTTGATGACCTTCAGGCAGAGGAAGACAAAGTCAACACTCTGACTAAAGCTAAGACAAAGCTTGAGCAGCAAGTGGACGAT CTTGAGGGCTCATTGGAGCAAGAGAAGAAGCTTCGTATGGACCTTGAGAGAGTCAAGAGGAAGCTTGAGGGTGATCTGAAACTGGCCCAGGAGTCCATAATGGACCTGGAGAATGAAAAACAGCTATCAGATGAGAAGATCAAAAA GAAGGATTTTGAGATAAGCCAGTTTCTCAGCAAGATTGAGGATGAACAGTCTTTGGGAGCACAGCTTCAGAAGAAGATCAAAGAACTTCAG GCCCGTATCGAGGAGCTGGAAGAGGAAATTGAAGCAGAGCGATCTGCTCGTGCCAAAGTGGAGAAGCAGAGAGCTGATCTTTCCAGGGAACTTGAAGATATCAGCGAGAGGCTTGAGGAAGCTGGTGGTGCCACTGCTGCTCAGATTGAGATGAACAAGAAGCGTGAAGCCGAATTCCAGAAGATGCGTCGTGATCTGGAGGAGTCCACCTTGCAGCATGAAGCTACAGCTGCAGCTCTCCGAAAGAAGCAGGCTGACAGTGTGGCTGAACTCGGAGAACAGATCGACAACCTCCAGCGGGTCAAGCAGAAGCTGGAGAAGGAGAAGAGTGAATACAAGATGGAGATTGATGACTTGACAAGCAACATGGAAGCTGTGGCTAAAGCAAAG GGTAATTTAGAGAAGATGTGCCGCACTCTTGAAGACCAGCTGAGTGAAATCAAGGCCAAAAGTGATGAAAATAGTCGCCAGTTGAACGACATGAATGCACAACGAGCAAGACTTCAGACTGAAAATG GTGAATTTAGCCGTCAACTGGAAGAGAAAGAAGCACTTGTTTCACAGTTAACTAGAGGAAAACAGGCTTTTACTCAGCAAATTGAGGATCTCAAAAGACATGTTGAGGAAGAAATCAAG GCCAAGAACGCTCTGGCTCATGCAGTTCAGTCTGCCCGCCATGACTGTGATTTGCTCAGAGAGCAGTATGAGGAGGAGCAGGAGGCCAAAGCTGAACTCCAGCGTGGAATGTCTAAGGCCAACAGTGAGGTGGCCCAGTGGAGAGCCAAATATGAGACTGATGCCATCCAGCGCACTGAGGAGCTTGAGGAATCCAA GAAAAAGCTGGCACAGCGTCTGCAGGATGCTGAAGAATCCATTGAGGCAGTGAACTCCAAGTGTGCCTCTCTGGAAAAGACCAAACAGAGGCTGCAGACTGAGGTAGAAGACCTGATGATTGATGGGGAGAGGGCAAATGCATTGGCTGCCAACCTTGACAAGAAGCAGAGAAACTTTGACAAG GTCCTAGCAGAGTGGAAGCAGAAGTATGAGGAAAGCCAAGCTGAACTAGAAGCTGCTCAGAAAGAAGCTCGTTCTCTCAGCACTGAGCTTTTCAAAATGAAGAACTCCTATGAGGAAGCTCTTGACCACCTCGAGACCCTGAAGAGGGAGAACAAAAATCTGCAAC AGGAGATTTCTGAGCTCTCTGAGCAGCTTGGAGAGACTGGAAAGAGCATTCATGAGTTAGAGAAAGCCAAGAAGACAGTGGAATCTGAGAAATCAGAGATCCAGACTGCACTAGAAGAAGCCGAG GGCACCCTGGAGCATGAAGAGTCCAAGATTCTCCGTGTGCAGCTGGAACTGAACCAGGTGAAGAGCGAGATTGACAGGAAGCTTGCTGAGAAGGATGAGGAGATGGAACAGATCAAGAGGAACAGCCAACGAGTGATCGACTCCATGcagagcactctggactctgaggtCAGGAGCAGAAATGATGCCATGAGAGTCAAAAAGAAGATGGAGGGAGATCTGAATGAGATGGAGGTCCAGCTGAGTCATGCCAACCGCCAAGCTGCTGAGGCCCAGAAACAGCTCAGGAACGTCCAAGGACAACTCAAG GATGCCCAACTGCACCTTGATGAAGCTGTCAGAGGACAGGATGACATGAAGGAGCAGGTGGCCATGGTGGAGCGCAGGAATGGCCTAATGCAAGCAGAGATTGAGGAGCTGAGAGCTGGCCTGGAGCAAACAGAGAGAGGCCGCAAAGTGGCGGAGCAGGAGCTGGTGGATGCCAGCGAACGCGTGACACTGCTGCACTCACAA AATACGAGTCTTATTAACACCAAGAAGAAGCTTGAGACTGATCTGGTCCAGGTTCAAGGTGAGGTGGATGATGCAGTCCAGGAGGCCAGAAATGCAGAGGAGAAAGCCAAGAAGGCCATCACTGAT GCTGCCATGATGGCTGAGGAGCTGAAGAAGGAGCAGGACACCAGTGCTCACCTGGAGAGGATGAAGAAGAACCTGGAGGTGACTGTCAAAGACCTGCAGCACCGTCTGGATGAGGCGGAGAATCTGGCTATGAAGGGTGGAAAGAAACAGCTCCAGAAACTGGAGTCCAGG GTGCATGAGTTGGAGGCTGAAGTTGAAGCTGAACAGAAACGTGGTACAGACGCTGTGAAAGGAGTGCGCAAATATGAAAGGAGAGTGAAGGAGCTCACCTACCAG ACTGAGGAAGACAAGAAGAACGTGACTCGACTGCAGGATCTGGTAGACAAGCTGCAGCTGAAAGTGAAGGCCTACAAAAGCCAAGCTGAAGAAGCT GAGGAGCAGGCCAACACTCACCTGTCCAGGTACAGGAAGGTGCAGCATGAGCTGGAGGAGTCTCATGAGCGCGCTGACATCGCAGAGTCCCAGGTCAACAAGCTGAGAGCCAAGAGCCGTGAAGCTGGGAAG acTAAAGATGAAGAATGA